From one Dermacentor silvarum isolate Dsil-2018 chromosome 3, BIME_Dsil_1.4, whole genome shotgun sequence genomic stretch:
- the LOC119445053 gene encoding autism susceptibility gene 2 protein homolog isoform X4 yields the protein MGSDSQDHNACDSESDSERASDAGSDLFSGPAHHPRPPQAPSLGQAAASPASSAATTTTTPAGAAAAAAAPTTAVTTASCTPTTATTTNAAAAPPCVPPSARSSPPLARRAPPSPAAAALLHNGPSWQQQPAETQQQQLPQQQLPQQHLQQPATVAAAPVTPAVTSAPSPVVSTPTTTSNSATSCAPALGLSSSSTTTATTTTTTSSSSSVSVSAVSSGIQQRPRLAPGSPAPCRLPSAEPSPPPAPSLVSELLSQPPYLPPEALNGNHSSSSSSIGGGASLVGPREHHLFSNSRTPTTPATTPPVGAAAHAATAAAASVGGGAAPPPLRNGSAFAGHGSSPSPLLASHLVHNPGTAGSREGSSGSVSKPVTPAAAAPAPGPLFPFSLVQPPPHSRGSPHSSRGSPQSSFLAALPTPPPATAARPGLAVTPTRAPTPTSSLGSSHSNSSLSSLSQLSQSLQGKESGGGGGGSSSSSTGSGRGGSRNNTPSSLAPPLGSAQDRSNLPPGIYSGASSNSLTSLVFSKPWAGSGPGSYPGVSVSSNGPPSARMGTPPVAAHRPTPPLPVSSSGPSPSSSSAAAASSAAAAAAAAAGLGFPPHPGMFAPPIAPPGAPPLASTALGLPAGPTAFVPDAPLLPNQDLLRRELDTRFLASQDRSIAIPPPPYMRTELHHHPTQPAQQQHHPLHPAHSPFLPPALAGSLVPQPSPHLYDKFHPKLDSPFYSRSAALGLSGYTGLSPLLNPSMATGTPFVSPAHLAAFQPKKSGRWCAMHVRIAWEIYNHQQKQQQQQQQQQSSSEPASHKSGPSAVGPGSSAPSGPAPSSASLSAKGDLLRAQNHHLYSSLPRPHDLSSFPSALLGAAGAGHPRAPFEASPHGNFLTPSPGHIAASMSRMPVSTSSSSLSRSTASRVLPPPGMSPFARPGFPGFVGAPAGNAYGTLGGLAGLSANSAAGLFASRGDLGAGCLGQDPWARLHRGAPFGPLGGGAPPPQAGGGGQPGAGGGAWGGLKAEADRERLEQQQHEGEKQRRLEAAAAAAAAADKERKKRELDAALEKAKEMEREMKAQEERQRERDRENRLHLHHNLSEGILRNGDYMDARATSNSHHQLMRDREPHSRPTEWSLREPPTRSPARAPKVEGPYEPPAPPKVEVRVKEERREPDEPERKRPAPPPAAAPPAAAPPVPSSEDFRNAHFLSLGAAERAAFWNAAAAAAAPPLGGPGGDPYRTLLDFRHPAARSELDRDHYRLLNPMVAFHDRFRDISELDRLALERELQSKLAAPPLRPTDPAAFSSLFSQLGPPSPYLGGLAGLAASSRAGAKNGPNSAAPPGSRPEGAVPPPLIPCGSGGGAGGPNSGPPPHGLSSLNHKMGPLVDHGAHHDMALYAKERRELANHKAEGQLR from the exons gCGTCCGACGCAGGATCTGATCTCTTCTCTGGACCAGCTCACCATCCGA GGCCCCCGCAGGCGCCGAGCCTCGGCCAGGCGGCGGCCAGCCCGGCGTCCAGTGCGGCGACGACGACCACTACACCCGCCGGCGcagcggctgcggcggcggcacCAACCACTGCCGTGACCACTGCCAGCTGCACGCCGACGACCGCCACCACGACCAACGCTGCAGCCGCACCGCCGTGCGTGCCGCCCAGCGCCCGCTCTAGTCCCCCTCTGGCACGGCGAGCACCGCCGTCGCCCGCAGCAGCCGCGTTGCTGCACAATGGGCCTtcgtggcagcagcagccggccgaaacgcagcagcagcagcttcccCAACAGCAGCTTCCCCAACAGCACCTGCAGCAGCCCGCCACTGTCGCCGCGGCGCCCGTGACGCCCGCCGTGACGAGCGCTCCGTCGCCCGTGGTCAGCACGCCGACCACGACCAGTAATAGTGCCACGTCTTGCGCGCCAGCCTTGGGGCTCAGCTCGAGCAGCACGACCACtgcaaccaccaccaccaccacctccagtAGCAGCAGTGTGAGCGTAAGCGCCGTTagcagcggcatccagcagcgACCCCGATTGGCACCGGGCAGCCCCGCGCCTTGCCGATTGCCGTCGGCCGAGCCGTCGCCACCGCCGGCACCGAGCCTCGTGTCCGAACTGCTGTCGCAGCCGCCCTACCTGCCGCCCGAAGCGCTCAATGGAAACCATTCGTCTTCATCTTCGAGCATCGGTGGCGGTGCCTCGCTAGTGGGGCCGCGCGAGCACCACCTCTTCAGCAACAGCCGGACGCCGACGACGCCCGCCACGACGCCACCCGTTGGCGCCGCAGCGCACGCCGCCACCGCGGCGGCGGCCTCGGTGGGCGGCGGTGCGGCGCCGCCTCCCCTGCGCAACGGCAGCGCGTTCGCCGGCCACggctcgtcgccgtcgccgctaCTGGCGAGCCACCTGGTCCACAACCCGGGCACGGCCGGCAGCCGCGAGGGCAGCAGCGGTAGCGTGTCCAAGCCCGTGACGCCCGCGGCCGCTGCACCCGCGCCGGGGCCCCTGTTCCCCTTCTCGCTGGTGCAGCCACCACCGCACAGCCGCGGCTCGCCTCACAGCAGCCGCGGTTCGCCGCAGAGTTCGTTCCTGGCCGCGCTGCCCACGCCGCCGCCGGCCACGGCCGCCCGCCCGGGCCTCGCAGTCACGCCTACGCGCGCCCCGACCCCGACGTCCAGCCTGGGAAGCTCGCATTCCAACAGCAGCCTGTCTAGCCTCAGCCAGTTGAGTCAGTCGCTGCAGGGCaaggagagcggcggcggcggtggcggcagcagcagtagcagcaccGGAAGTGGTCGAGGGGGATCGCGCAACAACACGCCCTCCTCCCTGGCACCGCCCCTGGGCTCGGCGCAGGACAGGTCGAACCTCCCGCCGGGCATCTACTCTGGTGCCTCTTCCAACAGCCTCACCAGCCTGGTCTTCTCCAAGCCCTGGGCTGG GTCCGGGCCCGGCTCCTACCCGGGAGTGTCGGTGAGCAGCAACGGCCCTCCATCGGCACGAATGGGGACGCCACCCGTGGCGGCACACCGGCCTACGCCCCCACTGCCAGTGAGCAGCAGCGGGCCCTCCCCCTCTTCCTCCTCCGCTGCCGCAGCCTCctcagcggcggcggcggcagcggcagcagcaggccTGGGGTTTCCTCCTCACCCAGGAATGTTCGCTCCCCCCATCGCGCCTCCAGGGGCACCCCCACTTGCCTCCACTGCTTTGGGCTTGCCTGCTGGACCCACTGCCTTTGTGCCAGACGCACCTCTGCTGCCAA ACCAAGACCTGTTGCGACGAGAGCTGGACACGCGGTTCTTGGCGTCTCAAGACCGGTCAATAGCGATTCCGCCGCCACCCTACATGCGCACCGAACTTCACCATCACCCTACGCAGCCTGCCCAGCAGCAGCATCACCCTTTGCACCCAGCACACAGCCCATTCCTGCCCCCTGCCCTCGCAGGGTCCCTAGTGCCGCAGCCATCACCTCACCTG TATGACAAGTTCCATCCAAAGCTCGACTCCCCATTTTATTCAAGAAGTGCCGCA TTGGGGTTGTCCGGTTACACTGGTCTTTCTCCACTTCTCAACCCAAGTATGGCCACGGGAACCCCATTCGTATCACCTGCCCATCTTGCTGCATTTCAGCCAAAA AAGTCCGGTCGGTGGTGTGCCATGCACGTCCGCATCGCCTGGGAGATCTACAACCACCAgcagaaacagcagcagcagcagcaacagcagcagtcaTCCTCAGAGCCTGCCTCCCACAAAAGTGGACCCTCCGCTGTTGGGCCTGGGTCGTCAGCGCCGTCCGGCCCCGCTCCCTCCTCAGCCTCTCTGTCTGCCAAGGGTGACCTTCTGCGGGCGCAAAATCATCACCTGTACTCGTCTCTGCCAAGGCCGCACGACCTCAGCTCCTTCCCATCGGCGTTGCTGGGGGCAGCCGGAG CTGGCCACCCAAGGGCACCCTTCGAAGCATCACCTCATGGCAATTTTCTCACACCTAGCCCCGGTCACATAG CAGCAAGCATGAGTCGAATGCCAGTGTCCACATCGAGCAGTTCCCTCAGCCGGTCAACAGCGTCACGAGTGCTTCCTCCTCCTGGCATGTCTCCCTTTGCAAGGCCCGGTTTCCCTGGATTTGTTGGCGCACCCGCTGGAAATGCTTATGGCACGCTCGGAGGGCTTG CTGGTTTGTCAGCGAATTCGGCAGCTGGTCTCTTTGCGAGTCGAGGCGACCTGGGAGCCGGCTGCTTGGGCCAGGACCCATGGGCGCGCCTGCACCGTGGAGCACCTTTCGGCCCTCTTGGAGGGGGCGCTCCTCCGCCTCAGGCAGGGGGCGGAGGCCAGCCCGGTGCAGGAGGCGGTGCCTGGGGAGGCCTGAAGGCCGAGGCCGACCGCGAGCGTCtagagcagcagcagcatgaaGGGGAGAAGCAACGCAGGCTCGaggcggctgctgctgccgctgctgctgccgacaAGGAGCGCAAGAAGCGCGAGTTAGATGCAGCTCTCGAGAAGGCTAAGGAGATGGAGAG GGAAATGAAGGCCCAGGAAGAAAGACAACGAGAAAG GGACCGGGAGAACCGGCTACACTTGCACCACAATCTATCGGAAGGAATTCTACGAAATGGGGACTACATGGATGCACGAGCAACGAGTAACAGCCACCACCAACTCATGCGAGACCGAGAACCTCACTCGCGCCCGACAGAGTGGAGCCTTCGGGAACCCCCAACGCGGTCGCCCGCACGAGCTCCCAAGGTCGAAGGCCCCTACGAACCACCAGCACCTCCCAAGGTCGAAGTGAGGGTAAAAGAAGAGCGGCGCGAGCCCGACGAGCCCGAACGGAAGCGGCCAGCACCTCCACCCGCTGCCGCACCACCCGCCGCAGCACCACCCGTTCCGTCTTCCGAGGACTTCAGGAATGCCCACTTCCTCAGTCTGGGCGCTGCAGAGAGAGCCGCCTTCTGGAACGCTGCGGCCGCAGCCGCGGCCCCGCCACTGGGTGGCCCCGGTGGAGACCCTTACCGAACACTGCTCGATTTTCGCCACCCAGCCGCTCGCAGTGAACTCGACCGGGATCATTACCGCCTACTCAATCCCATGGTCGCCTTCCACGACCGATTCCGCGACATCTCGGAGCTGGATCGACTGGCGCTCGAGCGAGAGCTGCAGAGCAAGCTGGCCGCCCCTCCCCTT
- the LOC119445053 gene encoding autism susceptibility gene 2 protein homolog isoform X2: protein MGSDSQDHNACDSESDSERASDAGSDLFSGPAHHPRPPQAPSLGQAAASPASSAATTTTTPAGAAAAAAAPTTAVTTASCTPTTATTTNAAAAPPCVPPSARSSPPLARRAPPSPAAAALLHNGPSWQQQPAETQQQQLPQQQLPQQHLQQPATVAAAPVTPAVTSAPSPVVSTPTTTSNSATSCAPALGLSSSSTTTATTTTTTSSSSSVSVSAVSSGIQQRPRLAPGSPAPCRLPSAEPSPPPAPSLVSELLSQPPYLPPEALNGNHSSSSSSIGGGASLVGPREHHLFSNSRTPTTPATTPPVGAAAHAATAAAASVGGGAAPPPLRNGSAFAGHGSSPSPLLASHLVHNPGTAGSREGSSGSVSKPVTPAAAAPAPGPLFPFSLVQPPPHSRGSPHSSRGSPQSSFLAALPTPPPATAARPGLAVTPTRAPTPTSSLGSSHSNSSLSSLSQLSQSLQGKESGGGGGGSSSSSTGSGRGGSRNNTPSSLAPPLGSAQDRSNLPPGIYSGASSNSLTSLVFSKPWAGSGPGSYPGVSVSSNGPPSARMGTPPVAAHRPTPPLPVSSSGPSPSSSSAAAASSAAAAAAAAAGLGFPPHPGMFAPPIAPPGAPPLASTALGLPAGPTAFVPDAPLLPNQDLLRRELDTRFLASQDRSIAIPPPPYMRTELHHHPTQPAQQQHHPLHPAHSPFLPPALAGSLVPQPSPHLYDKFHPKLDSPFYSRSAALGLSGYTGLSPLLNPSMATGTPFVSPAHLAAFQPKMNPLVKNKNMKSGRWCAMHVRIAWEIYNHQQKQQQQQQQQQSSSEPASHKSGPSAVGPGSSAPSGPAPSSASLSAKGDLLRAQNHHLYSSLPRPHDLSSFPSALLGAAGAGHPRAPFEASPHGNFLTPSPGHIASMSRMPVSTSSSSLSRSTASRVLPPPGMSPFARPGFPGFVGAPAGNAYGTLGGLAGLSANSAAGLFASRGDLGAGCLGQDPWARLHRGAPFGPLGGGAPPPQAGGGGQPGAGGGAWGGLKAEADRERLEQQQHEGEKQRRLEAAAAAAAAADKERKKRELDAALEKAKEMEREMKAQEERQRERDRENRLHLHHNLSEGILRNGDYMDARATSNSHHQLMRDREPHSRPTEWSLREPPTRSPARAPKVEGPYEPPAPPKVEVRVKEERREPDEPERKRPAPPPAAAPPAAAPPVPSSEDFRNAHFLSLGAAERAAFWNAAAAAAAPPLGGPGGDPYRTLLDFRHPAARSELDRDHYRLLNPMVAFHDRFRDISELDRLALERELQSKLAAPPLRPTDPAAFSSLFSQLGPPSPYLGGLAGLAASSRAGAKNGPNSAAPPGSRPEGAVPPPLIPCGSGGGAGGPNSGPPPHGLSSLNHKMGPLVDHGAHHDMALYAKERRELANHKAEGQLR from the exons gCGTCCGACGCAGGATCTGATCTCTTCTCTGGACCAGCTCACCATCCGA GGCCCCCGCAGGCGCCGAGCCTCGGCCAGGCGGCGGCCAGCCCGGCGTCCAGTGCGGCGACGACGACCACTACACCCGCCGGCGcagcggctgcggcggcggcacCAACCACTGCCGTGACCACTGCCAGCTGCACGCCGACGACCGCCACCACGACCAACGCTGCAGCCGCACCGCCGTGCGTGCCGCCCAGCGCCCGCTCTAGTCCCCCTCTGGCACGGCGAGCACCGCCGTCGCCCGCAGCAGCCGCGTTGCTGCACAATGGGCCTtcgtggcagcagcagccggccgaaacgcagcagcagcagcttcccCAACAGCAGCTTCCCCAACAGCACCTGCAGCAGCCCGCCACTGTCGCCGCGGCGCCCGTGACGCCCGCCGTGACGAGCGCTCCGTCGCCCGTGGTCAGCACGCCGACCACGACCAGTAATAGTGCCACGTCTTGCGCGCCAGCCTTGGGGCTCAGCTCGAGCAGCACGACCACtgcaaccaccaccaccaccacctccagtAGCAGCAGTGTGAGCGTAAGCGCCGTTagcagcggcatccagcagcgACCCCGATTGGCACCGGGCAGCCCCGCGCCTTGCCGATTGCCGTCGGCCGAGCCGTCGCCACCGCCGGCACCGAGCCTCGTGTCCGAACTGCTGTCGCAGCCGCCCTACCTGCCGCCCGAAGCGCTCAATGGAAACCATTCGTCTTCATCTTCGAGCATCGGTGGCGGTGCCTCGCTAGTGGGGCCGCGCGAGCACCACCTCTTCAGCAACAGCCGGACGCCGACGACGCCCGCCACGACGCCACCCGTTGGCGCCGCAGCGCACGCCGCCACCGCGGCGGCGGCCTCGGTGGGCGGCGGTGCGGCGCCGCCTCCCCTGCGCAACGGCAGCGCGTTCGCCGGCCACggctcgtcgccgtcgccgctaCTGGCGAGCCACCTGGTCCACAACCCGGGCACGGCCGGCAGCCGCGAGGGCAGCAGCGGTAGCGTGTCCAAGCCCGTGACGCCCGCGGCCGCTGCACCCGCGCCGGGGCCCCTGTTCCCCTTCTCGCTGGTGCAGCCACCACCGCACAGCCGCGGCTCGCCTCACAGCAGCCGCGGTTCGCCGCAGAGTTCGTTCCTGGCCGCGCTGCCCACGCCGCCGCCGGCCACGGCCGCCCGCCCGGGCCTCGCAGTCACGCCTACGCGCGCCCCGACCCCGACGTCCAGCCTGGGAAGCTCGCATTCCAACAGCAGCCTGTCTAGCCTCAGCCAGTTGAGTCAGTCGCTGCAGGGCaaggagagcggcggcggcggtggcggcagcagcagtagcagcaccGGAAGTGGTCGAGGGGGATCGCGCAACAACACGCCCTCCTCCCTGGCACCGCCCCTGGGCTCGGCGCAGGACAGGTCGAACCTCCCGCCGGGCATCTACTCTGGTGCCTCTTCCAACAGCCTCACCAGCCTGGTCTTCTCCAAGCCCTGGGCTGG GTCCGGGCCCGGCTCCTACCCGGGAGTGTCGGTGAGCAGCAACGGCCCTCCATCGGCACGAATGGGGACGCCACCCGTGGCGGCACACCGGCCTACGCCCCCACTGCCAGTGAGCAGCAGCGGGCCCTCCCCCTCTTCCTCCTCCGCTGCCGCAGCCTCctcagcggcggcggcggcagcggcagcagcaggccTGGGGTTTCCTCCTCACCCAGGAATGTTCGCTCCCCCCATCGCGCCTCCAGGGGCACCCCCACTTGCCTCCACTGCTTTGGGCTTGCCTGCTGGACCCACTGCCTTTGTGCCAGACGCACCTCTGCTGCCAA ACCAAGACCTGTTGCGACGAGAGCTGGACACGCGGTTCTTGGCGTCTCAAGACCGGTCAATAGCGATTCCGCCGCCACCCTACATGCGCACCGAACTTCACCATCACCCTACGCAGCCTGCCCAGCAGCAGCATCACCCTTTGCACCCAGCACACAGCCCATTCCTGCCCCCTGCCCTCGCAGGGTCCCTAGTGCCGCAGCCATCACCTCACCTG TATGACAAGTTCCATCCAAAGCTCGACTCCCCATTTTATTCAAGAAGTGCCGCA TTGGGGTTGTCCGGTTACACTGGTCTTTCTCCACTTCTCAACCCAAGTATGGCCACGGGAACCCCATTCGTATCACCTGCCCATCTTGCTGCATTTCAGCCAAAA ATGAACCCCCTTGTGAAGAACAAGAACATG AAGTCCGGTCGGTGGTGTGCCATGCACGTCCGCATCGCCTGGGAGATCTACAACCACCAgcagaaacagcagcagcagcagcaacagcagcagtcaTCCTCAGAGCCTGCCTCCCACAAAAGTGGACCCTCCGCTGTTGGGCCTGGGTCGTCAGCGCCGTCCGGCCCCGCTCCCTCCTCAGCCTCTCTGTCTGCCAAGGGTGACCTTCTGCGGGCGCAAAATCATCACCTGTACTCGTCTCTGCCAAGGCCGCACGACCTCAGCTCCTTCCCATCGGCGTTGCTGGGGGCAGCCGGAG CTGGCCACCCAAGGGCACCCTTCGAAGCATCACCTCATGGCAATTTTCTCACACCTAGCCCCGGTCACATAG CAAGCATGAGTCGAATGCCAGTGTCCACATCGAGCAGTTCCCTCAGCCGGTCAACAGCGTCACGAGTGCTTCCTCCTCCTGGCATGTCTCCCTTTGCAAGGCCCGGTTTCCCTGGATTTGTTGGCGCACCCGCTGGAAATGCTTATGGCACGCTCGGAGGGCTTG CTGGTTTGTCAGCGAATTCGGCAGCTGGTCTCTTTGCGAGTCGAGGCGACCTGGGAGCCGGCTGCTTGGGCCAGGACCCATGGGCGCGCCTGCACCGTGGAGCACCTTTCGGCCCTCTTGGAGGGGGCGCTCCTCCGCCTCAGGCAGGGGGCGGAGGCCAGCCCGGTGCAGGAGGCGGTGCCTGGGGAGGCCTGAAGGCCGAGGCCGACCGCGAGCGTCtagagcagcagcagcatgaaGGGGAGAAGCAACGCAGGCTCGaggcggctgctgctgccgctgctgctgccgacaAGGAGCGCAAGAAGCGCGAGTTAGATGCAGCTCTCGAGAAGGCTAAGGAGATGGAGAG GGAAATGAAGGCCCAGGAAGAAAGACAACGAGAAAG GGACCGGGAGAACCGGCTACACTTGCACCACAATCTATCGGAAGGAATTCTACGAAATGGGGACTACATGGATGCACGAGCAACGAGTAACAGCCACCACCAACTCATGCGAGACCGAGAACCTCACTCGCGCCCGACAGAGTGGAGCCTTCGGGAACCCCCAACGCGGTCGCCCGCACGAGCTCCCAAGGTCGAAGGCCCCTACGAACCACCAGCACCTCCCAAGGTCGAAGTGAGGGTAAAAGAAGAGCGGCGCGAGCCCGACGAGCCCGAACGGAAGCGGCCAGCACCTCCACCCGCTGCCGCACCACCCGCCGCAGCACCACCCGTTCCGTCTTCCGAGGACTTCAGGAATGCCCACTTCCTCAGTCTGGGCGCTGCAGAGAGAGCCGCCTTCTGGAACGCTGCGGCCGCAGCCGCGGCCCCGCCACTGGGTGGCCCCGGTGGAGACCCTTACCGAACACTGCTCGATTTTCGCCACCCAGCCGCTCGCAGTGAACTCGACCGGGATCATTACCGCCTACTCAATCCCATGGTCGCCTTCCACGACCGATTCCGCGACATCTCGGAGCTGGATCGACTGGCGCTCGAGCGAGAGCTGCAGAGCAAGCTGGCCGCCCCTCCCCTT